From Camelus bactrianus isolate YW-2024 breed Bactrian camel chromosome 16, ASM4877302v1, whole genome shotgun sequence, the proteins below share one genomic window:
- the GPATCH8 gene encoding G patch domain-containing protein 8 isoform X2 has product MGMGRMEMELDYAEDATERRRVLEVEKEDTEELRQKYKDYVDKEKAIAKALEDLRANFYCELCDKQYQKHQEFDNHINSYDHAHKQRLKDLKQREFARNVSSRSRKDERKQEKALRRLHELAEQRKQAECAPGSGPMFRPTTVAVDEEGGDDDKDESATNSGTTASATCSLGSEFSTDKGGPFTAVQITNTTGLAQAPGLASQGISFGIKNNLGTPLQKLGVSFSFAKKAPVKLESIASVFKDHAEEGTSEDGTKADEKGSDQGLQKVGDSDGSSNLDGKKEDEDPQDGGSLASTLSKLKKMKREEGAGATEPEYYHYIPPAHCKVKPNFPFLLFMRASEQMEGDNCTHPKNALESKKSGSPKPKGCIKVAASQGTEETVSEVSERQMETSVAELSEPRSKAETKKTSGGDVSEHSLESQSQKDSAIQMCESNPSKETSQAPPPGKESQEGPKHPTGPFFPVLSKDESTALQWPSELLIFTKAEPSISYSCNPLYFDFKLSRNKDARAKGTEKPKDVGGSSKDHLQGLDPGEPNKSKEEGDNVEHSSGGRMDAPASGSACSSLNKQEPGGSHGSETEDTGRSLPSKKERSGKSHRHKKKKKHKKSSKHKRKHKADPEEKSSKAESGEKSKKRKKRKRKKNKSSAPADSERGPKPEPPGSGSPAPPRRRRRAQDDSQRRSLPAEEGNSGKKDEGGGGGSSQDHGGRKHKGEPPASSCQRRASTKRSSRSSHRSRPSSGDEDSDDASSRRLHQKSPSQYSEEEEEEEEEESGSEHSRSRSRSGRHHSSRRSSRRSYSSSSDASSDQSCYSRQRSYSDDSYSDYSDRSRRHSKRSHDSDDSDYASSKHRSKRHKYSSSDDDYSLSCSQSRSRSRSHTRERSRSRGRSRSSSCSRSRSKRRSRSTTAHSWQRSRSYSRDRSRSTRSPSQRSGSRKGSWGHESPEERRSGRRDFIRSKIYRSQSPHYFRSGRGECPGEKKKEDGRGDDGKGIGPPSQNSNIGAGRGSEGDCSPEDKNSVTAKLLLEKIQSRKVERKPSVSEEVLATPNKAGLKLKDPPQGYFGPKLPPSLGSKPVLPLIGKLPATRKTNSKKCEESGLERGEEQEQSETEEGPPGNSDAPFGHQFPSEETAGPLSDPPPEEPKSEEATADHPVAPLGTPVHSDCYPGDPTITHNYLPDPSDGDTLESLDSGSQPGPVESSLLPIASDLEHFPSYAPPSGEPSIESADGPEDASLAPLESQPITFTPEEMEKYSKLQQAAQQHIQQQLLAKQVKAFPASAALAPATPALQPIHIQQPATASATSITTVQHAILQHHAAAAAAAIGIHPHPHPQPLAQVHHIPQPHLTPISLSHLTHSIIPGHPATFLASHPIHIIPASAIHPGPFTFHPVPHAALYPTLLAPRPAAAAATALHLHPLLHPIFSGQDLQHPPSHGT; this is encoded by the exons AGATTGAAAGATCTTAAGCAGAGAGAGTTTGCTCGAAATGTATCTTCAAGATCCCGCAAGGATGAGAGGAAACAGGAGAAAGCCCTACGGCGGCTCCATGAGTTGGCAGAGCAAAGAAAACAAGCTGAATG TGCACCTGGAAGTGGTCCCATGTTCAGACCAACCACAGTGGCTGTAGATGAAGAAGGTGGAGATGATGATAAAGATGAATCAGCGACAAACAGTGGCACAACTGCTTCTGCTACTTGTAGCCTGGGATCTGAATTCTCCACAGACAAAGGAGGCCCTTTCACTGCAGTACAAATCACTAATACCACTGGACTGGCACAGGCTCCTGGGTTAGCCTCTCAAGGCATCAGCTTTGGAATTAAGAATAATCTGGGTACCCCACTGCAAAAACTGGGTGTGTCATTTTCCTTTGCCAAGAAGGCTCCTGTCAAACTTGAATCAATAGCATCAGTTTTCAAGGACCATGCGGAGGAAGGGACCTCTGAAGATGGAACAAAAGCTGATGAGAAGGGTTCTGACCAAGGACTTCAGAAGGTGGGAGACTCTGATGGTAGCAGTAATCTTGATGGTAAAAAAGAGGATGAAGACCCTCAGGATGGAGGATCCCTTGCCTCAACAttatctaagttaaaaaaaatgaagcgAGAAGAAGGAGCTGGGGCTACAGAGCCAGAATACTACCACTACATCCCCCCAGCACACTGCAAAGTAAAACCTAATTTTCCTTTCCTACTCTTTATGAGAGCCAGTGAACAAATGGAAGGTGATAATTGTACACACCCAAAGAATGCCCTAGAGAGCAAAAAAAGTGGTTCTCCCAAGCCTAAGGGCTGCATCAAGGTGGCAGCAAGCCAAGGAACAGAAGAGACAGTTAGTGAAGTCTCTGAGCGGCAGATGGAAACCAGTGTGGCTGAGCTCTCAGAGCCTAGAAGCAAAGCTGAGACAAAGAAGACCTCAGGAGGGGATGTAAGTGAACATAGTTTAGAGAGTCAGAGTCAGAAGGATTCAGCGATCCAAATGTGTGAATCTAACCCTTCTAAAGAAACCTCTCAGGCCCCTCCACCAGGGAAAGAAAGCCAGGAGGGACCTAAACATCCTACTGGTCCCTTCTTTCCAGTTTTGAGCAAAGATGAAAGCACTGCCCTCCAGTGGCCATCAGAACTATTAATTTTCACAAAGGCAGAACCCTCCATTTCATATAGTTGTAACCCTTTGTACTTTGACTTTAAGCTTTCAAGGAACAAAGATGCCAGAGCTAAAGGGACAGAAAAGCCAAAGGACGTGGGAGGCTCCTCAAAGGACCATCTCCAAGGCCTTGATCCTGGCGAGCCCAATAAAAGCAAGGAGGAGGGGGATAATGTAGAACATTCTTCAGGAGGCAGAATGGATGCACCTGCTTCAGGGTCTGCCTGTAGCAGCCTGAATAAGCAGGAACCTGGAGGCAGCCATGGGTCAGAGacagaagacacagggagaagcctTCCTAGCAAGAAAGAACGATCTGGGAAGTCCCACcgacacaaaaagaaaaagaagcacaaaaaATCCAGCAAACACAAACGGAAACACAAGGCTGACCCAGAAGAGAAAAGTTCTAAGGCGGAGTCTGGGGAGAAGTCTAAGAAGCGCAAGAAAAGAAAAcgaaagaaaaataagtcatcAGCCCCAGCAGATTCTGAGCGGGGACCCAAACCAGAACCCCCTGGGAGTGGTAGCCCTGCACCACCACGAAGACGGCGGCGAGCTCAAGATGATTCCCAGCGGAGATCTCTtccagctgaagaaggaaacagtggCAAGAAGGATGAAGGTGGAGGCGGTGGCAGCTCCCAAGATCATGGTGGGAGGAAACACAAAGGTGAACCTCCAGCTTCATCCTGTCAGCGAAGAGCTAGCACCAAACGGAGCAGCCGCTCCAGCCATCGGAGTCGACCCAGTAGTGGAGATGAGGATAGTGATGATGCTTCATCACGCCGGCTGCACCAGAAGTCTCCATCCCAGTacagtgaggaagaggaggaagaggaggaggaagagtcgGGCAGCGAGCATTCCCGTAGCCGCTCACGGTCTGGCCGGCACCATTCCTCACGCCGTTCCTCCCGGCGTTCTTACTCAAGTAGCTCAGATGCTTCTTCAGACCAGAGCTGCTATAGCAGACAGCGCAGTTACTCTGATGACAGCTACAGTGACTACAGTGACCGATCACGAAGGCACTCCAAGCGCTCCCATGACTCAGATGACTCAGACTACGCCAGTTCCAAGCACCGGTCCAAACGGCACAAATACTCATCTTCTGATGATGACTACAGTCTCAGCTGCAGCCAGTCCCGGAGCCGGTCTCGGAGTCACACGAGGGAGCGCTCAAGGTCCCGGGGCCGCAGCCGCAGCAGCAGTTGTAGTCGCAGCCGGAGCAAACGGAGAAGCCGCAGCACCACCGCCCACAGCTGGCAGCGGAGCCGTAGCTATAGCAGGGACCGCAGCCGCAGCACCCGGAGCCCTTCCCAAAGATCAGGCTCCAGGAAGGGATCATGGGGTCACGAGAGCCCTGAGGAGAGGCGATCTGGTCGTCGAGACTTCATTCGCTCTAAAATCTACCGCTCCCAGTCTCCCCACTATTTCCGATCAGGCCGGGGAGAATGTCCtggggagaagaagaaagaagatggCAGAGGGGATGATGGCAAAGGGATAGGCCCACCTTCCCAAAACAGCAACATTGGTGCAGGAAGAGGGTCAGAAGGTGACTGCAGCCCTGAAGACAAGAACTCTGTCACTGCCAAACTACTACTGGAGAAGATTCAGTCGAGGAAAGTGGAGAGGAAACCCAGTGTGAGTGAGGAGGTGCTGGCCACCCCTAATAAAGCTGGGCTCAAGCTCAAGGACCCTCCACAAGGTTACTTTGGGCCCAAGCTCCCACCTTCTCTTGGCAGTAAGCCTGTCCTTCCATTGATAGGGAAGCTCCCAGCTACCCGAAAGACCAACAGCAAGAAATGTGAAGAGTCTGGCTTAGAAAGGGGGGAAGAGCAAGAACAATCAGAAACAGAAGAAGGGCCTCCAGGGAATAGTGATGCCCCATTCGGACATCAGTTCCCCTCAGAGGAAACAGCTGGCCCCTTATCAGACCCACCCCCAGAAGAGCCAAAGTCTGAAGAAGCTACTGCTGATCACCCTGTGGCTCCGCTAGGCACCCCAGTGCACTCTGACTGCTATCCTGGGGACCCAACCATTACCCATAACTACCTCCCTGACCCCAGTGATGGGGACACCCTCGAGTCCTTGGATAGTGGCAGTCAGCCAGGCCCTGTGGAATCCAGCTTGCTGCCTATAGCGTCAGATCTTGAGCACTTCCCCAGTTATGCACCTCCCAGTGGGGAGCCTAGTATTGAGTCAGCTGATGGGCCCGAGGATGCTTCCCTAGCCCCACTGGAAAGCCAACCCATCACCTTCACTCCCGAGGAAATGGAGAAGTACAGCAAGCTCCAGCAGGCCGCACAGCAGCACATCCAGCAGCAGCTTCTGGCCAAGCAAGTAAAGGCCTTCCCAGCCTCCGCTGCCCTGGCCCCAGCCACTCCAGCCCTGCAGCCCATCCACATTCAGCAGCCAGCCACAGCCTCTGCCACCTCCATCACAACTGTTCAGCATGCCATCTTACAACATCATGCCGCAGCAGCTGCCGCCGCCATTGgcatccacccccaccctcatccccagCCTCTTGCCCAAGTACATCATATTCCCCAGCCTCACCTGACCCCCATTTCCTTGTCCCACCTTACTCACTCAATCATCCCTGGCCACCCTGCCACCTTTCTTGCTAGCCATCCCATCCATATCATTCCCGCCTCAGCCATCCATCCTGGGCCTTTCACCTTCCACCCCGTTCCACATGCTGCCCTCTACCCAACCCTGCTTGCCCCACGGCCTGCCGCAGCAGCTGCCACTGCCCTCCACCTTCACCCTCTACTTCACCCCATCTTCTCAGGTCAGGACCTGCAACACCCCCCCAGCCATGGCACATGA